In Vicia villosa cultivar HV-30 ecotype Madison, WI linkage group LG7, Vvil1.0, whole genome shotgun sequence, the DNA window ATCATCATGCCTGAATGTAATTGTAGCCATTTAAAACTATTCTATAATTAACTATACCCTATTACTATAACATAACAGGTTTTCACAATCTACATTGTAATGCCTTCTATGATTTATAGAATCAATTAAAACATTTAAGTTCTCACATTTGTTCTGGATTACCTTCTAAATATTTAACAGAAATTGATATATCTACCTTTGCTCATCAGTTGAAATAGAAACGTGGTCCTCTTCAGCCTCTCCTATTACTTCTTTTCCTTTCCACTCAGAGCTCCTTTCTTTCACACTGCCACTTGGTCCACATTGCTTCTTTCTGCTGTTATCAACCTTTTTGCATCCTGTGCCGACAGTCCCTTCCCTACAACAAGAACAAACAAATTGTACCAGTCTTCCTAATTATTTCACATTAGGCAGATTATTATTATACTTTTGATTTGTAACTACCAAATACTTACTCTAACTTATACCTTTCTTCAACTGTTGTACTTTGTCCTTCCTTACTCATTTGCCTCTTCTTACACTTATCAAATTCTTGACCATGCTGTTCTTCCCTACATCCAAGAGAACATCAAAAACATCTTCTATCAAAACATTTTTACAATTGTCACAACACTTTTATCCTTATTTATTACCTACTTAAGGTCATCTTTTTTCTTAGATACGTCCAACAGTTACATTACTTCATGTGGACTATTACATAACTATAATAAGTATCACCTCGAATCATAGTTTCTAAGTAACGTATATCGTGTAAAGGTTTTACCTTTCGGAGTCAGAAGATAATACAATCACATTACATTCGGCCTCTCTTCGGGACTTCCTTTTCCTACCCCCAGAACCAAAAACAACCTCATCTACGGCAATGCCTTCAGCTTTTCCAGAATGGGCGGATTGCCATCCTGCCTTCCATTTTATTGAAGTAAGTCGTTTGTCGAGAATTCCCATTACACGCCTAAAGTGACTCTCGCGTTTCCAGAGGCATCCCACCCACTTCCTTCGGTTGACTCTCTCCCAACCTCTCCTCCATTTACCCACAACACTTATCAGCTCCAAGACCCGGCGAATCTCAATCTCCCTCTTGAGCCTTTCCCAGCTGTTCTCCATTCGGAGTTGTTTTTTGGTCCTGATATTTCAACAAGATATGGAAACATTAAAACGACAAAGATGAACATTGGACTCATAAGAACATAAACCCATGAAAGCTGCTCACATTTAAGCAAAATCTGCATAACTAATACAATATCAGAACAATAAAAATACATGCAACTAACCGTTGGGGGATGTCATATGGCCCGGAATCCGTCATTGCACCGCGAATAACGATCGTTGCTCCGACGACAAACTTTTCCTCACCGTCCAGAAACCCTAACTTTTCGGGAAAATATCTAACTCAACTTATGCTTCCAACCCTTATATGTGCTTCTGTTGCATGTATATGTCTTGGGCCCATTAATACTATATTTAGCCTAATGTCTTTATGTTGGGCCCATTAAAGGTAGTACTTTTTTTGTCCtttttaacaaaaacaaaattgttgCAACTATTATATCAGATAGATTACTAATTGGGAAAATTTGTCTTTAGTACTTTGTGATGTCAACTAGATTTTTTATAAACTCTATTATTGGTTTTTTTATTGCCCTTTttgtatttcaattttttttccaactttTGACATATAGGTTCTACTAATTTTGACTACATAaacattataattatttattttctctctttaaatatttataacaCAATATTTAAATACTCAccccattatttttatttctacaaATTTTTAATATCAACCCATGTTTTTTCCATTGTTATATATACTAATAacccatttttttttattttttcccatttgctatatttatttaataacaaATTCATTAAcctattctaatttttttaatggattctctttttattttcattttttattcttGACAAAACGATACACAAacccacaccagaacccgtgcggacgcacgagtTTCCCACTagttatatatataatcaatGCAGTGTGAATTTTATGGGCTGAACTTGAATTGTTATTTCTTTTTAGGCCCTGTGCAATATTTTAGGTTTGATTGGGCTGGATCTACTCACtagcataaaataaaaatttgaggccTTGGATTTTTTGAGGCCCTGTCCAGTAGGCCAGACTGCACAAGCCCAAATCCGGCCCTGCTGAGCtatgggcctgcttgccctggcccagaGCCGGTCCTGATTTGGAGTGCAGAAAGAGTTCCAAGAGACACGCTCTAACATCTTTTGATGCATATCACCACTCCAGACAAATTATCTAAGGTGATTGTCCAAGTCATTAGTAAACTAATGGCCAAGAATAGGTGGTGATCAAGTCCTTAGTAAACTTCCTTTCctcattattattgttttatgtgaaaaaaacACGTATATTTAAAATATGTgacatataattaatatttatttcactttatacaaataaaattataataacgaagttctcaaatttttttaagaaatgGAGAGATGCTACCAATAGTACAATAATGATACAATCAGGAATGCTTTCCAAGAAGCAAACATTTTGTGGATCTTGTCAATAACAAATTGGAAATTACTATTAAACTATAATAGTTGCACATTATTTAAAAATCGAGTGTAACATTTTTGTAAAGGAAAAGATTGTGACGGATTTTCATATtcaaagtaaacaataaattgtAAATACAATGATGTGGACTTGATATTGCTctctaaataatttatatattattaaaatatatagacATAATATATGGACATAATTTATGTTTACATTTTGATATTGGtctctaaatattttatatgttattaaaatatattaagaatATGTTTTGATTGACGTCGGACATAATTGATTATAGCATAAATGAGTTCGGTATAATTGACTTTATCAGAATTGAGTTTAgtataattgatttatgtttggatacatttatgtaaaagtgagttgaaccataaattacagtgtaaaaatcatccagaatcaattctagaggcagaagctacaaattttaacttcaagtagaatcaattctggagacagaatcaattctaatTTTGTCTAACCAAATATCTTAAAACCactcagaatcaattctacaatctctagaattgcttttggcctttttaaaagtcaaACCAAGTATACACTAAGATTAACTttgtataaaattaatttgttaacGTTAGTTTTgacttaaaattaattatttaagggCACTATTTCATACGAAATAATTTGAAGAAGAATTACAAGAATGCACAcgtgttatattttaaattaattttaaatttaattttctttttaatttgttttctcATTTTTTTACTAATAAGCCTTTTCTATTATTTAATGGGAGGATATTGAATGAAAGGGAGACGAttagaaatatttaaaaatataaaaaaggggGAGACGAGCATACTAATAGATAATTGAGGGATGAGGTAGTTgtgaattgttttattttacaattatttaaataaaatataaaaatttctgTTTTCACATTGTTTATGTATACTAGAAGTttgaatattttagatttttttcagTTCATTTGACTGAATTTCTTTTCATACTGCATACGTTAGTGACATAATAATATAATGCAAATGTTTGACTGTATACATAAAGAGATAGAACACAACATATGCTTCATGTAAAAACAGGGTTTCAATGAAATAATTCTGATATATTTTATTCACTGAATAAtgccacatatatatatatatatatatatatatatatatatatatatatatatatatatatatatatatatatatatatatatatatatatatatatatatatatataggagttcCTCTAATTTCTCTCCTATTTAAGGAATGAAAGCTGTACATATAATCTCACAGCTGTACAAAGCCTAATTTACAGGTAACGTAATATTTGACTACCTAAATTAGCTAATAGAATATTTGATTTATCTTAACACCCCCACTCAAGTTGGTGCATGGATATCACACATTCCCAACTTGAATAAAGACTCATTAAACACCCTACTGGCCACTCCTTTGGTGAGAACATCTGCTAGCTGCAATTCAGATCTTACAAAAGGAAATGAAATTATTCCAGCTTCAAGTTTCTCTCTTTGATGAAATGTCTATCAATCTCGACATGTTTTGTTCTATCATGTTGGACAGGATTATGAGCGATAGCTATTGCTGATGTATTGTCACAGTACAACTTCATAGCTTCCTTTGGTTCAAAACCCAAATCTGACAAAACATTTTGAACCCACAAAAGTTCACATAACCCAAGTGCCATGCCTCTAAACTCTGCTTCAGCACTAGATCTTGCTACTACTAGCTGCTTTTTACTCCTCCAAGTTACAAGGTTTCCACCTACAAACGTAAAATACCCAGAGGTAGACCTTCTATCATCTTTTGAACCTGCCCAATCAGCGTCAGTGTACCCATCTACCTTTAGGTTCCCATGATTTGAGAACAAAATTCCCTTTCCGGGAGTGGACTTCAAATACCTCAAAATCCTCTCAACAGCATCCATATGAGGCTTGCGTGGATCATGCATAAATTAACTAACGACATTCACTGCATAGGTAATATCCGAACGTGTATGAGACAAGTAAATTAGTTTTCCAACCAACTTCTGGTACCTCTCTCTGTCTATGGTAGCTGAATTTGAGCATTGAAAGAGCATATGATTTTGTTCAATTGGTATATCAGCTGGTTTACACCCAAGCAACCCAGTTTCAGTTAATAAGTCAAGAGTATATTTCCTTTGGCATAGAAAAATACCATGTTTTGATCTAGCTACTTCAATGCCCAAAAAATATTTGAGGTCACCAAGCTGTTTCATCTCAAATTCAGATGCAAGGTATTGTTGCAAACTAGAAATCTCATCCTGGTCATTccctgtaactttcatatcatctacataaataaTCAATGCTGTAATTTTacctttttctttcttcaaaaaTAAGGTGTGATCAGAGTTACTTGCTCTATAGCCAAAAGTCTTCATAGACTTAGTGAACCTTCCAAACCACGCTCTTGGTgattgttttaatccatataaaGCCTTCTTTAATTTACAAACCTTCATTCCATTTGAATCTGTCATGCCTGGTGGGGGATCCATATAAATTTCTTCTAAAATTTCTCCATGTAGGAAAGCATTCTTCACATCAAATTGTAGAAGAGACCAATCTTGGTTCGCTGCTAGTGACAAGAGTATTCTCACAGTGTCAAGTTTGGCTACCGGCGCAAACGTCTCTTGATAATCTACCCCGTAAGACTGAGTGTAACATTTAGCCACTAATCGTGCTTTATACCTCTCGATAGTTCCATCAGCTTTGTGTTTAATTGTGAAAACCCATTTGCACCCCACTGTTTTCTTCCCTTTTGGTAAAGGAACAAGATTCCAAGTGTTGTTCTTCTCTAAAGTTGTCATCTCCTCAACCATTGCTCTGGTCCACCTAGGATCTTCCAAAGCTTCCTGTACATTACTAGGTATAGAAATTGAGGATAATTGAGATACAAATGATGCATATGACTCAGATAACTTATGAGATGACACATATTTACCAATAGGGTATTTAACTTTGGTTTGAAGATCTGGTTCATATCTAATTAGAGGTTGACCACGGTTAGAACGGGGTGGAAGATTATATTGGACAACATTTTCATGGTCAGGTTCATGTACATAAGTATCAATTTCATAATTGAAATCAAGATTATTTTCAGGCAAAGAAGAATCAATTTCAGAATTGGACACATGATCAGTTTCATGTATAATTGTATTATCAAAGATAGGATCAAGAGATACCTCTGAAGATTCATGCTGAACCTGTGGAGAAGATTGACTAAACTGGTCATGATCAGAAGGCACTGTATTATCTGAAGGTGGAGTTTCCATGACAAGAATTGACTTATTTCCTGCAGAGTGATTTTCACAAGATAATTTATCTACACAAAATAAATCTGGGACATCAAACATACTGACATCCTGATGCTGCACTTCTCTAACGTTCCCTCCCTGAAGTGTAGaatcaacataaaaaaaattatcttcaTCAAATGTCACATCCATAGAAATATAAAATTTCTTTGATGTTGGATGATAAGCACGATAACCTTTTTGAGTTGACCCATACCCAACAAAAACACATTTAATAGCTCTTTCTTCAATCTTTGTACGTTGATGTGGGTGTAAGTGAGCATATATAACACATCCAAACACATGAGGTTGAAGATTAACTATGGAAGGAAGAACATAATGATCAGACAACACATCAAGAGGTCTTCTAAAGTTAACCACACTAGAAGGGGTTCGATTAATCAAATAAATTGCGGAATTCACAGCCTCGCCCTATAAATGGGATGGAACATTACCATCTATTAAAAGAGATCTAGTCACTTCTAATATATGTCTATTTTTCCTCTCAgccactccattttgttgtggtgagTAAGGACATGTAGTCTGATGCAAAATGCCTTTAGAGTTCATAAACTCTCTTAGTTCGGTTTTAAAATATTCCCCTCCATTGTCTGATCTAATGACCTTTATACTTGTGTTAAATTGTGTTACTATCATTTGATGAAAGGAACGAAACACATCAACCACATCACTTTTATGTTTAAGCAAATATACCCAAGTTACCCGAGTGCAGTCACCAACGAAACTGACAAACCATTTTTTTCCATTATGCGTAGGTTGAGGGGCCGGTCCCCAAGCATCTGTGTGAATTAACGAGAAAggaaaaaaggtttttttattgCTTAAGGGGAAAATAGCACGATGGCTTTTCGCCATTACACAAGTTTCATAAAGAAAATCTGAAATATTGCATTTATGAAATAAGGATGGAAATAATTTTTTCAGATAACCAAAAGAAGGATGTCCTAATCGTCTATGCCATAGCcatatttcctttttatttttatcttgtatGTTCTCACTCGCAAGATAAGTTAATGCTCCCTTATGAGTTTGTTGTGAAACATTTTCAAGATAATACAGCCCTTCACTTTGTCTACCACTGCCAATCTTCTCCTTGGTATGTATGTTCTGAAAAAGACAATGGGTTGGGTAAAACAAAGCAACACAAGAATGTGATTGAGTTAATTTACTAACAGAGAGAAGATTACAGTTCAATGTAGGAACAAATAAAACATTAGGTATTGATAAGTAGGGTGAAAGGGATACAGTACCAACCCCTTCAATAGGAGATGAGACTCCATTGGCATTAATAATGATAGTTTTAGAACTTTTAGGGGAAAAATTAGTAAATTTATGCGGATCACAAGTCATATGATCAGTAGCACCTGAATCAATTATCCACTCGCTACCCTTAGTAACAACAGAAAGATTAAGAGCAGAGTTAGATATACCTGACTTGGTTACAAATCCAGCAGCACTAGAGATATGGCTCTTAACATTTTCTGCCTTATTATTAGAAGTGGGTTTGCCTTTTGGATGCCAATCTGGATAGCCATGAAGTTTGAAACATGTCTCAGCGACATGGTTATCCCCATTACAATGGGTACACTTGCGGAATCCTTTTTTAGAATACTTCTTGACAGCAAAGACAAACCCCTCGGTAGACTCACCACCAAGCATAGCCTCTTGGCGATTTGCCTCTGCGCAAACAGTTGCATAAACTGATTGAACATTAGGGAGAGGAGTGGTAGCAAGGATACGACCACGAACTCCATCCAAATGTGAATCCAGGCCAGCCAAAAACACATAAACTCGTTGAGAATTAACCATCTTGTTATATTTCTCAACATCCTTAGGGCATTCCATTGTACAATCTTTAATAGCATCATACTCCTGCCATAACATCTGCAATTTACTAAAGTATGTAATAATAGAGCCTCCACTTTGTTGAGTAGAGATTACCTTACGATACAATTGATAACACTTCATTGAATAGATCTATGAAATTATGGATCCTGAATTTCTATCCCACGCTTTAATTATTCGATCCCGATAATCAATTTATTAGAATTGTTATAGAAAAACATTGAAGCACAGCTATCTTCATGTGGTTGGAGCCTGTGTTTGTTGGAAGGGATGTTTGATTGTAAAAAAACATTTgtatcaatattttcttaacaAAAATCTTAAACTTGTGATTTATTTTTGAGTTTGAGATTATGATCTTCCTCTTCTTCATATTAGCTTGAgattaattttgtattttttttttttgaataaattttatttgttatgttGTATACAAGTGATCTTCACTTTGACAAAATAAAATGACACTTAATCGTTTCAAATTTTACACCAATATCACATAAactattttgttgattttgactaTTAGAATAGACAGGAAAGAATAACATGAAATGTTTTGTATAACTAAAGGATTAAAATTgtcttttaaaaaattaaggaAAAAACTAGACTCCGAGTAAAAGATAAGGAACGAAAAGAGATATTTAGTTTAAAATATGTTAAGGTTAACtttgtataattttattttgttaacatttttttttaaatgaataaaaaaattcaaccACAAATGAacaagaaaattattctaaaaaaagGAAACACGTGGAAATAAACCTCCACTACTAAAGAAACACCTCGTAAACACCTCGTTAAACACATGCTAGATCTCAAATTAATTAGATCCACCATCAAAAGATCAGGTCCAACAAAAGAGGAACACAGATTCACCACTACAACCTGAATCAAGATAAACACTTTATATGTTAAAGATGCAGGTAGAAATAGGATTCTGAAGTCACTTCATGAAAGTACAAGATTTCACCCTAGTTTACCAAGAAACCATTTCCAagctaaaaaataatatttttccctTCCAATTCTTTCATATAGACCAAATCACAGCATGGAAAACAATAGGGAAACATCCCCTAAACTTAACCTTACACtctaaaaatgccataaaaattTGATGAATAACTAACTGCCACCCCAACCATCCAAAAGTTGTACCACAGCGACGATGCTAACTTTGCAAAAAGATGAGAAGCATTTCCAACTAAAAACTCGCAGAAAGGATAAGAAATCTTACTATGATCAGATTACATCCCTCAACACAAGAAAAATGTCTCTAGCAATGTGATATTAACACGTGAAAATCACGATGCTAAATTCATATTTATGTGGTAGTATCTTTTCATTTAATCTCAAGTATTTATTCAATGGGAGATCAATGaatgaaagtgaattgattaggaaatattaaaaaaaataaagggagAAAAAAGTATATTAATAGACAATTGAAGGATGAGGTGGTTGTGAATTATTTTATTCTTTCTGGGtattattataagcaaatattttctttttatgttcattaaATAATGAATGTCTGATCTTTTATGTAgatcagatacattcattattcaataaacttaaaaagaaaatatttgtttataattcAGGTCGGAGGAAGTATTTTAtaaagattaaaatcaaatataaatatctATATTTTCACATTGTTCTCGTATACTAGAAGTTtgactattttaaatttaatttttctcttcatttgactatattttcttttcatattGCATACGTTAGTGAAAGAATATACTTCATAAGCTTTGACTATATACATCAAGAGATAAAACTCAACATACACTTCATTGAATAGCTAGCTTTGAAAACTCATGGCATACAATGTTTCTTCAACTTCTTTTACATCCAACATTTCCCAACAAATCCACGACGTTTTCATTAGCTTTAGAGGCGACGACACTCGGTATACATTTACCAGCCATCTTTTGGCCGCATTAAGCAGACATCAAGTCCAAACTTACCTTGACAAAGAGATTGAAAGAGGTGATGAAATATCACCGTCACTTCTAAAGGCAATCAATGATGCCAAATTATCCATAGTTGTATTCTCAGAAAATTTTGCTTCTTCTAGATGGTGTTTGGAAGAGCTTGTGAAAATCTTGGAATGTAAGAAAAATAATGGACAGATTTTAGTGCCAATTTTCTATCATGTACATCCAACACAAGTAAGGAATCAGACGGGTAGCTATGCACTTAACTTGGTGGAGCATGAACAACTTAGAGATATGAACAAAGTTCAAACATGGCGGCTAGCTTTGAAAGAGGCAGCAAATTTTTCTGGCTGGGATTGCTTAGGCACAAGGTAATTATTATTCACCTCCATCGCATAAATTTTATGGTAACCCCAAATTCCTAATGATGACTCATATTTTAGTATATAATTCATCTAATTATTATAATAagtaaaaacaatatttaaaatatttttcattgtgataaataaacatttataaCTTTAACGCTATTTAAGACTAAGTGTTATTattaagtaatttatttaatGCTAGTGACATGGTATAAATGGTGAAACAATTCAAACAAGATAGACACAACATGTATGTATTGATTAGGGGTCTTCAAAACCGCACTGACCTTGTAACCAAAAATAACATAACCGATCTAATAAAAAACCGTAAAATCGAACCGCGTGCTTTGATTCAGTTTGTAATTTATATTTTGCAAACCGAATCGAATCAAATTAAACTGTATTATATTATAAAatcttattaattaatatatatttctttaattttgtAGAGAAATCAACTAATATAATATTCattttaattcatatatcataaaaaataaaatatcattcatttttataaatattattttaacaaaatatattttatcgtattttttatataatatttatttacgtctaacttatttttaaaataaaaatgataactcTATTTTAAAATCATGTAGAAAAAAATGTAGACCTCATTACGACGTCGTTGacatgttttgtttttattttatatttttaaaatgaacagGATTGAGTCCGAACTGGTAGAGCAAATTGCAATTGACGTATTGCAAAAGTTGGACTCTATAACAAGTGGGGGATTAGAACGACGTGTCAACACATATAGACAAATTGCACAACAAAAATTGGAGAAATCATTGAGAACTGGTAATCTTGCAGACATTGATGATCTAGTCAAAACATTATACCAACTTGCAGAACTAAAATTAGAGAAAGCCACACGTTCAGATGATTTAGGTGTTTGGGATGATCTTATGGCTACATATGAACGTATCTTACAACTTAAACAAGACAAGTGGATGCGAACATATAGTACAAAAGATTTAGAGGATTTTAAGGCTACAAGGAATCATGTATTGTATATTCAGAGAGAGCAATTCAATCGTAAGATGGGGATCCGTGGTATATAGATAGAAATGTATTAAGAGGAGCTCTCCCTAGTTTCGGAGGTGCCTCCTGCCCCTTCTCTTTCTAGGACTCTTGAGTCCTATTCTCATCATTT includes these proteins:
- the LOC131617125 gene encoding disease resistance protein RPV1-like — its product is MAYNVSSTSFTSNISQQIHDVFISFRGDDTRYTFTSHLLAALSRHQVQTYLDKEIERGDEISPSLLKAINDAKLSIVVFSENFASSRWCLEELVKILECKKNNGQILVPIFYHVHPTQVRNQTGSYALNLVEHEQLRDMNKVQTWRLALKEAANFSGWDCLGTRIESELVEQIAIDVLQKLDSITSGGLERRVNTYRQIAQQKLEKSLRTGNLADIDDLVKTLYQLAELKLEKATRSDDLGVWDDLMATYERILQLKQDKWMRTYSTKDLEDFKATRNHVLYIQREQFNRKMGIRGI